The following proteins come from a genomic window of Tepidiforma thermophila:
- a CDS encoding DNA polymerase domain-containing protein, whose translation MPTERVLVDAGGVEVPVSNPGKLFFPAAGHTKLDLVRYYLSVAEAAFRGVRDRPLVLKRYVDGVSGPPFFQKRAPARLPPYVRTARVTYPSGRSASLPVIDSAAGLAWAANLGCIDLNPWPVRADDPDHPDELRFDLDPTPEAGFGAVREAALLIGGLLREFGLEGYPKTSGSRGIHISVRIERRWEFADVRRAALALGREAERRAPGLVTTAWWKEERHGVFIDYNQNLRDRAMASAYSVRATPDARVSMPLTWEELPRAEPGQFTLATVPGLLAERGDAMAGMDARAYSLEPLLALAEEQARAGLGEAPYPPHFPKAPGEPPRVQPSRARKRRRGALS comes from the coding sequence ATGCCGACCGAGCGCGTGCTGGTGGATGCCGGCGGCGTGGAGGTGCCGGTTTCGAACCCGGGCAAGCTGTTCTTCCCGGCGGCGGGGCACACGAAGCTGGACCTGGTGCGGTACTACCTGTCGGTGGCGGAGGCGGCGTTCCGGGGCGTGCGGGACCGCCCGCTGGTGCTCAAGCGGTATGTGGACGGCGTGAGCGGGCCGCCGTTCTTCCAGAAGCGGGCGCCGGCGCGGCTGCCGCCGTATGTGCGGACGGCGCGGGTGACCTACCCGAGCGGGCGTTCGGCCAGCCTGCCGGTGATCGACAGCGCGGCGGGGCTCGCCTGGGCGGCGAACCTGGGGTGCATCGACCTGAACCCGTGGCCGGTGCGCGCCGATGACCCGGACCACCCCGACGAGCTGCGGTTCGACCTGGACCCGACGCCGGAGGCGGGGTTCGGGGCCGTGCGGGAGGCAGCGCTGCTCATCGGCGGGCTGCTGCGGGAGTTCGGGCTGGAGGGCTATCCGAAGACCTCGGGCAGCCGGGGCATCCATATCTCTGTGCGGATCGAGCGGCGGTGGGAGTTCGCGGACGTACGGCGGGCGGCACTGGCGCTGGGCCGGGAGGCGGAGCGGCGGGCGCCGGGGCTGGTGACGACGGCGTGGTGGAAGGAGGAGCGGCACGGGGTGTTCATCGACTACAACCAGAACCTGCGGGACCGGGCGATGGCCTCGGCCTACTCGGTCCGGGCAACGCCGGACGCCCGGGTTTCGATGCCGCTGACGTGGGAGGAGCTGCCGCGCGCCGAACCGGGGCAGTTCACGCTGGCGACGGTGCCCGGCCTGCTGGCGGAGCGGGGCGATGCGATGGCGGGAATGGATGCGCGGGCATATTCGCTGGAGCCGTTGCTGGCCCTGGCGGAGGAGCAGGCGCGCGCCGGGCTGGGCGAGGCGCCGTATCCGCCGCACTTCCCGAAGGCGCCGGGGGAGCCGCCGCGGGTGCAGCCTTCGCGGGCGCGGAAGCGGCGGCGGGGCGCCTTGAGCTGA
- a CDS encoding VOC family protein, with protein MTAKFVTHLWFEHGALEAAEFYTRVFPNSRITAVTHYSEVGREIHGQEPGSVMTVSLELDGRPFMLLNGGPGFRLNPAFSILLECDTQEEIDRYWEALLEGGEGQQCGWLVDRFGVSWQVSGPMDAWLTTLDAAARDRVLAAMFQMTKIDLAALEAAARGKPAPAGQ; from the coding sequence ATGACCGCAAAGTTCGTCACCCACCTCTGGTTTGAACATGGCGCGCTCGAGGCCGCGGAGTTCTACACGCGGGTGTTCCCGAACTCCCGCATCACCGCCGTCACCCACTACAGCGAGGTCGGGCGCGAGATTCACGGCCAGGAGCCCGGCTCCGTCATGACCGTCTCCCTCGAACTCGACGGCCGCCCCTTCATGCTCCTCAACGGCGGCCCCGGGTTTCGCCTCAACCCGGCCTTCTCCATCCTGCTCGAATGTGACACCCAGGAAGAGATCGACCGCTACTGGGAGGCCCTCCTCGAAGGCGGAGAAGGCCAGCAGTGCGGCTGGCTTGTCGACCGCTTCGGCGTCAGCTGGCAGGTCTCGGGCCCCATGGACGCCTGGCTCACGACGCTCGACGCCGCCGCGCGCGACCGGGTCCTCGCCGCAATGTTCCAGATGACGAAAATTGACCTCGCCGCGCTCGAGGCCGCCGCCCGCGGCAAGCCCGCCCCGGCCGGCCAGTAA
- a CDS encoding WD40/YVTN/BNR-like repeat-containing protein, with product MPGTTLLIGTRKAFFIYRSDAARERWELSPPMLKGTSVYQAAVDTRRRPARLLLAANHWAWGRSVARSDDGGQTWEQRSPGLGFPQDMGITIDNVWGIAPGHPDEPGVVWAGTQPAGLFRSTDWGESWEPVDTLNRLPDRTFWYMTGGGQSALTAIELDPRTPRRIYVSIATGGVYCSEDGGQTWEPRWHTAIATTPEVREMFEKIEQMFPEMAAQFPMPEGVDPLAANEFHKFRLDPKNPDRAWGQAHVGVFRSDNGGRKWVDVTNGLPSFHGFPLAVTRQGRDAVFVAPLEMEADNFRVMNGQFAIYRTTDAGASWERLTRGLPGPHDYQSVYRDAMDTDGVDPEAVYVGTTNGEVYYGREWGESWVRLPGTLPPILSVTAVPSDLL from the coding sequence ATGCCCGGCACCACCCTCCTCATCGGCACCCGCAAAGCCTTCTTCATCTACCGCTCCGATGCGGCCCGCGAACGGTGGGAGCTCTCACCCCCCATGCTCAAGGGCACCTCCGTCTACCAGGCCGCCGTCGATACCCGCCGCCGCCCGGCGCGCCTCCTCCTCGCCGCCAACCACTGGGCCTGGGGCCGCTCCGTCGCCCGCAGCGATGACGGCGGCCAGACATGGGAGCAGCGCTCCCCCGGCCTCGGCTTCCCCCAGGACATGGGCATCACCATCGACAACGTCTGGGGCATCGCCCCCGGCCACCCCGATGAGCCCGGCGTCGTCTGGGCCGGCACCCAGCCCGCCGGCCTCTTCCGCTCCACCGACTGGGGCGAAAGCTGGGAGCCAGTCGATACCCTCAACCGCCTGCCCGACCGGACGTTCTGGTACATGACCGGCGGCGGCCAGTCGGCCCTCACCGCCATCGAACTCGACCCCCGCACGCCGCGCCGCATCTACGTTTCTATCGCTACCGGCGGCGTCTACTGCTCCGAAGACGGCGGCCAAACCTGGGAGCCGCGCTGGCACACCGCCATCGCTACCACTCCCGAGGTCCGCGAAATGTTCGAAAAAATCGAGCAGATGTTCCCCGAGATGGCGGCCCAGTTCCCCATGCCCGAGGGCGTCGACCCCCTCGCCGCCAACGAGTTCCACAAGTTCCGGCTCGACCCCAAGAACCCCGACCGCGCCTGGGGCCAGGCCCACGTCGGCGTCTTCCGCTCCGACAACGGCGGCCGCAAGTGGGTCGATGTCACGAACGGCCTCCCCTCCTTCCACGGCTTCCCCCTCGCGGTCACCAGGCAGGGCCGCGATGCCGTCTTCGTCGCGCCGCTCGAGATGGAGGCCGACAACTTCCGCGTCATGAACGGCCAGTTCGCTATCTACCGCACCACCGATGCCGGCGCCTCCTGGGAGCGGCTGACACGCGGCCTCCCGGGCCCGCACGACTACCAGAGCGTCTACCGCGACGCCATGGACACCGACGGCGTCGACCCCGAAGCCGTCTACGTCGGCACCACCAACGGCGAGGTCTACTACGGCCGCGAGTGGGGCGAATCGTGGGTCCGCCTCCCTGGCACCCTGCCGCCGATCCTCTCCGTCACCGCCGTTCCCAGCGACCTCCTCTAG